In Felis catus isolate Fca126 chromosome E1, F.catus_Fca126_mat1.0, whole genome shotgun sequence, the following proteins share a genomic window:
- the SMG8 gene encoding protein SMG8 — protein sequence MAGPVSLRELLMGASSWTGSESPEGSPTEGGGSVAGGPEPPWREDEICVVGIFGKTALRLNSEKFSLVNTVCDRQVFPLFRHQDPGDSGPGIRTEAGAVGEAGGAGDTGAGAGAGDSVRGGVATAEGNRTEPGSQDYSLLQAYYNQESKVLYLLLTSICDNSQLLRACRALQSGEAGGGLSLPHAEAHEFWKHQEKLQCLSLLYLFSVCHILLLVHPTCSFDITYDRVFRALDGLRQKVLPLLKTAIKDCPVGKDWKLNCRPCPPRLLFLFQLNGALKVEPPRSQDPTHPDKPKKHSPKRRLQHALEDQIYRIFRKSRVLTNQSINCLFTVPANQAFVYIVPGSQEEDPVGMLLDQLRSHCTVKDPESLLVPAPLSGPRRYQVMRQHSRQQLSFHIDSSSSSSSGQLVDFTLREFLWQHVELVLSKKGFDDSVGRNPQPSHFELPTYQKWISAASKLYEVAIDGKEEDLGSPTGELTSKILSSIKVLEGFLDIDTKFSENRCQKALPMAHSAYQSNLPHNYTMTVHKNQLAQALRVYSQHARGPAFHKYAMQLHEDCYKFWSNGHQLCEERSLTDQHCVHKFHSLPKSGEKPEADRNPPVLYHNSRARSTGACNCGRKQAPRDDPFDIKAANYDFYQLLEEKCCGKLDHINFPVFEPSTPDPAPAKNESSPAPPDADADKLKEKEPQTQGESTSLSLALSLGQSTDSLGTYPADPQAGGDNPEVHGQGEVKTEKRPNLVDRQASTVEYLPGMLHSNCPKGLLPKFSSWSLVKLGPAKSYNFHTGLDQQGFIPGTNYLMPWDIVIRTRAEDEGDLDTNSWPAPNKAIPGKRSAVVMGRGRRRDDIARAFVGFEYEDSRGRRFMCSGPDKVMKVMGSGPKESALKALNSDMPLYILSSSQGRGLKPHYAQLMRLFVVVPDAPLQIILMPQVQPGPPPCPVFYPEKQEITLPPDGLWVLRFPYAYVTERGPCFPPKENVQLMSYKVLRGVLKAVTQ from the exons ATGGCGGGTCCTGTCAGCTTGCGAGAGCTTCTAATGGGCGCTTCATCCTGGACCGGCTCTGAAAGTCCCGAGGGGTCCCCTACAGAGGGCGGAGGGAGCGTGGCTGGTGGACCCGAGCCTCCTTGGCGAGAGGATGAGATCTGCGTGGTAGGAATCTTCGGCAAGACGGCTCTGCGACTGAATTCCGAGAAGTTCTCACTTGTGAATACGGTTTGCGACCGACAGGTCTTTCCCCTCTTTCGCCACCAAGATCCTGGGGACTCAGGGCCTGGAATCAGGACCGAGGCTGGCGCCGTCGGGGAGGCTGGTGGAGCCGGAGacactggggctggggctggggcgggggatTCAGTTCGGGGAGGTGTAGCTACCGCTGAAGGGAACCGAACTGAGCCAGGCTCCCAGGACTACAGTCTTCTGCAGGCCTATTACAATCAAGAAAGCAAAGTTCTTTATCTTCTTCTCACTTCCATCTGTGACAATTCCCAGCTTCTGCGGGCTTGTCGTGCCCTTCAGAGTGGGGAAGCAGGAGGTGGCCTCTCTTTACCTCATGCAGAAGCGCACGAGTTCTGGAAGCACCAAGAGAAGCTGCAGTGTCTCAGTCTCCTTTACCTTTTCTCCGTTTGTCACATCCTGCTTCTGGTCCATCCCACTTGCTCTTTTGACATCACGTATGATCGAGTATTCAGAGCCCTTGATGGACTGAGACAGAAGGTACTGCCCCTCCTCAAAACAGCCATTAAGGATTGTCCGGTTGGCAAAGACTGGAAACTAAACTGCCGACCTTGCCCTCCTAgactccttttcctctttcaacTCAATGGAGCCCTCAAAGTGGAACCCCCTCGGAGCCAAGACCCAACTCATCCAGACAAGCCCAAGAAACATTCTCCCAAAAGGAGACTGCAGCATGCCCTGGAGGACCAGATCTATAGAATCTTTAGGAAGAGTCGCGTCTTAACTAATCAGAGTATCAATTGCCTCTTTACTGTGCCTGCCAACCAAGCTTTTGTGTACATAGTTCCCGGAAGCCAAGAGGAGGACCCAGTAGGCATGTTGCTGGACCAACTTAGGAGTCATTGTACTGTGAAGGACCCAGAATCTTTGCTGGTGCCTGCACCCCTTTCTGGGCCCAGGCGATACCAGGTGATGAGGCAGCATAGCCGACagcagctttcttttcacattgaCAGCAGCAGTTCCAGTTCTTCAGGGCAGCTAGTGGATTTCACTCTTCGGGAGTTTCTATGGCAGCATGTGGAGTTAGTCCTAAGCAAGAAAGGTTTTGATGACAGTGTGGGCAGGAACCCACAGCCTTCCCATTTTGAACTTCCCACTTATCAGAAGTGGATCTCAGCAGCTTCAAAACTGTATGAAGTAGCTATAGATGGGAAAGAGGAGGACCTGGGATCTCCTACTGGGGAGCTAACATCTAAGATTTTAAGCAGTATTAAAGTCTTGGAAGGGTTTTTGGATATTGACACCAAATTCTCAGAAAACCGGTGCCAAAAAGCTTTACCCATGGCCCATAGTGCCTATCAGTCAAACTTGCCTCATAACTACACAATGACTGTCCATAAGAATCAGCTTGCCCAGGCTCTTCGAGTATACAGTCAACATGCTAGGGGTCCAGCCTTTCACAAGTATGCCATGCAGTTACATGAGGACTGCTACAAGTTTTGGAGCAATGGCCATCAGCTCTGTGAGGAAAGGAGTTTAACTGATCAACACTGTGTACATAAGTTTCACTCATTACCTAAATCAG GAGAAAAACCAGAGGCTGATAGAAATCCTCCTGTGCTGTATCACAACAGCCGAGCTCGATCTACTGGTGCCTGTAACTGTGGAAGGAAACAAGCACCTCGAGATGATCCCTTTGATATCAAGGCAGCTAACTATGACTTTTATCAG CTTCTGGAAGAAAAATGTTGTGGAAAATTGGATCATATCAATTTCCCAGTATTTGAACCAAGTACTCCAGATCCTGCTCCTGCCAAAAATGAAtcttctcctgcccctccagATGCAGATGCtgataaacttaaagaaaaagaacctcAAACCcaaggagagagcacaagcctgAGTTTAGCTTTGAGTTTAGGCCAGTCCACAGATAGTTTAGGTACCTATCCAGCTGATCCACAAGCAGGAGGAGATAATCCAGAAGTTCATGGTCAAGGAGAAGTAAAAACTGAGAAGAGACCAAACTTGGTTGATAGACAGGCATCCACAGTTGAGTATCTCCCAGGCATGCTACATTCAAATTGCCCTAAAGGTCTACTACCCAAATTCTCCAGCTGGTCATTGGTTAAATTAGGCCCTGCTAAGTCTTATAACTTTCATACAGGTTTAGACCAACAAGGCTTCATTCCAGGAACAAACTATCTTATGCCTTGGGACATTGTCATCAGGACTAGAGCTGAAGATGAAGGAGACTTAGACACAAATTCTTGGCCTGCTCCAAATAAAGCTATTCCTGGAAAGAGAAGTGCAGTAGTAATGGGAAGAGGAAGACGGAGAGATGACATAGCTCGGGCATTTGTGGGCTTTGAATATGAAGACTCTAGAGGTCGGAGGTTTATGTGTTCAGGACCTGACAAAGTAATGAAAGTAATGGGAAGTGGGCCAAAGGAGTCCGCTTTAAAAGCCCTGAATAGTGATATGCCCTTATATATTCTGTCATCATCTCAGGGTAGAGGGCTAAAACCACATTATGCTCAACTTATGAGGCTTTTTGTTGTAGTTCCTGATGCTCCTTTGCAGATAATACTAATGCCCCAG GTTCAACCAGGCCCACCACCATGTCCAGTATTCTACccagaaaaacaagaaatcacTCTTCCACCAGATGGCCTCTGGGTTTTGAGATTTCCTTATGCATATGTGACTGAGAGAGGACCTTGTTTCCCTCCTAAGGAAAACGTGCAGTTAATGAGTTACAAGGTGCTCCGTGGAGTTCTTAAAGCAGTAACACAATAA